A DNA window from Ranitomeya imitator isolate aRanImi1 chromosome 2, aRanImi1.pri, whole genome shotgun sequence contains the following coding sequences:
- the LOC138663299 gene encoding gastrula zinc finger protein XlCGF26.1-like produces MDMDRYKMAERILHLTLEILFRLTGEDYTVVKKTSSERCQDPVSEGLGRPLSAVTGPPPHLIHEDINDQKILELTYKMIELLTGEVPIRCQDVAIYFSMAEWEYLAGHKDVYKDVMMEVPQPLSSPDLSSRRRTPEKCPNPLLPQDYKQEDPNVPQDHQSEDLTHINTIETYVRGDERCKEEIPAYDYPDDCTRRSEGQLMSSVIKSDNLEIPQDTIEVNAITPEIPSSLHSKDLSSDLLKQVLSSDSLPTTKEYQSHKISIKKQIGPEVKKPFLLLEYGNHFPLKESFLKHQKIHTAENRFSCSKCGRCFNQKWKLVRHQITHTGEKPFSSSECGKCFNQKSDFVTHQKTHTGEKPFSCPDCGKCFNQKSSLVRHQRSHTGEKPFSCSECGKCFNQKAHLDSHQRIHTGKKPFSCSECGRCFNQKSSLVTHQKTHALEKPFSCSECGKCFNQKEHLDSHQRIHTGEKPFSCLECGKCFNQKSNLVSHQKSHTGEKPFSCSECGKCFNQKTSLVRHQRSHTGEKPFSCSECGKCFNQKEHLDSHQKSHTGEKPFSCSECGKCFNQKSSLVRHQRIHTGEKPFSCS; encoded by the exons atggatatggacagatacaagatggcggagaggatattacaccttactctagagatcctcttccgtcttactggagag gattacacagtagtgaagaagacctctagtgagcgctgtcaggaccctgtgtctgagggattgggaagacccctgagcgcagtcacggggcctccacctcacctgatacatgaggacatcaatgaccagaagatcctagaactcacctacaagatgattgagctgctgactggagag gttcctataaggtgtcaggatgtcgccatctatttctccatggcggagtgggagtatttagcaggacacaaagatgtgtacaaggacgtcatgatggaggttccccaacccctctcatcaccag atctatcaagTAGGAGGAGAACACCAGAGAAGTGTCccaatcctcttcttccacaggactataagcaagaagatcccaatgttcctcaggatcatcag agtgaagatctgacccatattaatactatagagacatatgtgaggggtgatgagcggtgtaaagaggagattccagcatatgactacccag atgactgtaccaggcgaTCAGAGGGGCAGCTGATGTCTTCAGTTATTAAATCAgataatcttgagatcccacaggatacaattgaagtgaatgccattactccagaaataccatcatcccttcacagcaaagatctatcgtCTGATCTtctgaaacaggtcctgtcttctgattcattaccgactactaaggaatatcaaagtcacaaaataagcattaaaaaacaaattggTCCTGAAGTAAAGAAGCCATTTTTACTTTTAGAATATGGAAATCATTTTCCCCTCAAAGAATCTTTTCTTaagcatcaaaaaattcacaccgcagagaatagattttcttgttccaagtgtgggagatgttttaaccagaagtggaaacttgttagacaccaaataactcacacaggggagaagcctttttcctcttcagaatgtgggaaatgttttaaccagaaatcagattttgttacgcaccagaaaacccacacaggggagaagcctttttcctgtccagattgtgggaaatgttttaatcagaaatcatctttggttaggcaccagagatctcacacaggagagaagcctttttcctgttcagaatgtgggaaatgttttaatcagaaagcgcatcttgatagccaccagagaatccacacagggaagaagcctttttcctgttcagaatgtgggagatgttttaaccagaaatcatctTTGGTTACGCACCAGAAAACCCACGCactggagaagcctttttcctgttcagaatgtgggaaatgttttaatcagaaagagCATCTTGATagtcaccagagaatccacacaggagagaagcctttttcctgtttagaatgtgggaaatgttttaaccagaaatcaaatcttgttagtcaccagaaaagtcacacaggggagaagcctttttcctgttcagaatgtgggaaatgttttaaccagaaaacatctttggttaggcaccagagatctcacacaggagagaagcctttttcctgttcagaatgtgggaaatgttttaatcagaaagagCATCTTGATAGTCACCagaaaagtcacacaggggagaagcctttttcatgttcagaatgtgggaaatgttttaaccagaaatcatctttggttaggcaccagagaattcacacaggggagaagcctttttcctgttcctaa
- the LOC138666440 gene encoding oocyte zinc finger protein XlCOF6.1-like — protein MSRALFTGLAESGLSEGTSRVLFADGCFRNEVQAQLHDCTRRSQGQLTSSVFKSDNLEIPQDTIEVNAITPEIPSSLQSKDLSHQRIHTGEKPFSCSECGKCFNQKSDLVTHQKTHTGEKPFSCPECGKCFNQKSSFVRHQRSHTGEKPFSCSECGKNFTHKPDFVKHQRTHTGEKPFSCSECGKCFSQKSSLVTHQKTHAGKKPFSCSECGKCFNQKEHLDSHQRIHTGEKPFSCSECGKCFNQKEHLDSHQKSHTGEKPFSCSECGKCFTWNSTL, from the exons ATGTCCAGAGCACTGttcacagggctggctgagtccggcctgtccgaaggcacatccagagttctctttgcag atg GATGCTTCCGCAatgaggtgcaggcgcagctcc atgactgtaccaggcgaTCACAGGGGcagctgacatcttcagtttttaaatcagataatcttgagatcccacaggatacaattgaagtgaatgccattactccagaaataccatcatcccttcagagCAAAGATCTATC ccaccagagaatccacacaggagagaagcctttttcatgttcagaatgtgggaaatgttttaaccagaaatccgaTTTGGTTacgcaccagaaaacccacacaggggagaagcctttttcctgtccagaatgtgggaaatgttttaaccagaaatcatctTTTGTTAGGCACCAGAgatctcacacaggagagaaacctttttcctgttcagaatgtggtaaaaatTTTACACACAAACCAGATTTTGTTAAgcatcagagaacccacacaggggagaagcctttttcctgttcagaatgtgggaaatgttttagccagaaatcatcTTTGGTTACGCACCAGAAAACCCAcgcagggaagaagcctttttcctgttcagaatgtgggaaatgttttaatcagaaagagCATCTTGATagtcaccagagaatccacacaggagagaagcctttttcctgttcagaatgtgggaaatgttttaaccagaaagagcATCTTGATAGTCACCagaaaagtcacacaggggagaagcctttttcatgttcagaatgtgggaaatgttttacatggaATTCAACtctttaa